Genomic segment of Paraburkholderia fungorum:
GCGCCGCGAACGCGCCTGCCGATGCCCCCAACGACAACGAAAACAAGCGAATACGCAGCAGATCGAAAGGGAACTGGGGCCGCTTCTTTGATGCCTCGCGTCGTACAAGCAACACGCCCGCAATGGCGCAAACGACCACCTGCCCGGCAATGCCAGGCCACCGCATGCCATGCCCGAGGCTCTCAACGCTTGTGATCATCGCGCCAATCATCACCGCTCCCAGGAGAGCACCGTACACATCGAACGCCCGATGGTTGCGATCGTTATCTGGCAGGTTGCGGCGTGCAAGCAGCCCCGCCACGATTCCAAGAGGCACATTGATAAGGAACAGCCACGGCCACGACCCGACCGACAGGATTGCACCTGCAACCGTTGGACCGATCGTGACCGCCGTGCTGGCAACCAGCGCGTTAATCCCAATGGCGCTACCCAACCGGTCACGCGGCATGATGTAGCGTAGTAGCGCGGTGTTGACGCTCATTACTCCTGCAGCACCGACGCCCTGAACAACGCGACACAACGTCAGTGCGAGCATCGAATGAGACAGCGCGCAAGCAAGCGATGACAGCGTGAAGAGCACGAGACCCGATCGATAAACCGTCCGATAGCCGTGCTTTTCACCAAGCGCCGCGAATGGCAAAAGGCAGACGGCCAGTGCTAGCTGATAGCCATTGATCACCCAGATAGAGGTCGACGCACCCGAATGCAGATCGACGGCAATCATTGGTAACGCGACGTTTGCCACCGAGCTGTCCAGTAAAGCGAGCGCCATGCTGATTGAAATCGTCGCTTGCGCGAGAAGCCGTTGGGCCGCCGGCAGACCATCGGTCGCTGTTGCTTCATTGCGCCCTTCAAGCGCGGGCAATTCCGATTTCAACCCCGTCTCCCTTCGATCAAATAGCTCAACCGCACAAGCAGTCCCGCCTCGTTCGTCCCCACCTTCCATCAGCAGGACCAACACTAGTATCAATCTCGATTGATTGCTGCGGCACGGCCCAGGCACGCCTGGCTTGTGACCGCTCAGCCGCGCCGCATCCATACCTCACTCTCAATTCATTTATTGTGAGGCGCAGCGATCGCGCCCGCGTTGCGGGAACCACAATTCAGGTGTGCGTTGCACGACGACGTGCCGCCCTGAAACGATCGAATCGCCACACTTTCAGTGCGCCCGCCCTATCAAGAAGACGTTTGCACATCCCAATTCACCCAAGAACGCTTCTCTTCGACCAACATGCAAAAAACGCAAATCGGAATTGCAAACATTGCGCACCCGGCAGCCCAACTCAGCATTAGACTTTGTCAACTCAGTGCAAACCCTAGTCGATCGAATGACCGACGACCGGTGCCCTAACCTCCAAACCATTTCACGGATCAGCCATGTCTTTCAAAATCGCTCCGTACGTCATCGCGATCGCACTCGTCCTACCGGGCCTGTCATTTGCATCGCCAGCGGACCAAGGTGTAACGCGTTCGCAAGTCCGCGCAGAACTGTCTCAGCTCGAACAGGCCGGCTTCCAGCCTGGCGGAGCCAATATCGAATATCCGCGCGAACTGCGTCACGCCGAACGCGTACTTCGGGAATCGCGTACTGCGACGACAACTGACAACCCAGCCACACTCGTTACTGCTGATAATCAAGGTCTGTGAAGTTAGCTGAATTAAGCGGACATTCTCTCGTCCACTGCATTCCGCGATAACTAGGCTATTGGACGGGAACATAGTCCACGTTTGTTGCTGTGCCACTTAGCAGTTCGCCTGAGCGCACCGG
This window contains:
- a CDS encoding DUF4148 domain-containing protein, which translates into the protein MSFKIAPYVIAIALVLPGLSFASPADQGVTRSQVRAELSQLEQAGFQPGGANIEYPRELRHAERVLRESRTATTTDNPATLVTADNQGL
- a CDS encoding MFS transporter; translation: MKSELPALEGRNEATATDGLPAAQRLLAQATISISMALALLDSSVANVALPMIAVDLHSGASTSIWVINGYQLALAVCLLPFAALGEKHGYRTVYRSGLVLFTLSSLACALSHSMLALTLCRVVQGVGAAGVMSVNTALLRYIMPRDRLGSAIGINALVASTAVTIGPTVAGAILSVGSWPWLFLINVPLGIVAGLLARRNLPDNDRNHRAFDVYGALLGAVMIGAMITSVESLGHGMRWPGIAGQVVVCAIAGVLLVRREASKKRPQFPFDLLRIRLFSLSLGASAGAFAAQMMASTALPFYLHGTLGYSPGAIGLLMTPWPLVSAIVSPLAGRLSDRISPSLLGGLGLATMAVGLVCIATLSVSPHPHDIVWSMMICGAGFGLFQSPNNRAMIGAAPKSRSGAASGMLGTARLSGQALGTAIVALVLDRMHVHGVAVALICGAVLAGGACIVSLTRLGVSPMQSVG